The genomic stretch CGCACGGGCGGGACCGGGTCTGCCGGCTCAGTCGGATCGGCCGGGCTGGTCGGCACCCTCGCCGCCCTGCGCGGCCACCGCCAGCCCGCCGGGTCGAACACCGGGGCCGGGGCCACCGACAACCCTCAGCCCGACCGGACGCTGGACCGAACGCACCAGCTCGGCTGCCCGCACCACCCCGACACCACCCTGGAAGCCCTGCGCGCCGACGCCGTCATCGAAGCCGCCCGCCTGCTCGCACGACACCTGGGCGCCGACGCCGAGGAGACCGCCGACGCAGGACCCAGCAGCGAGGAAGGCACGGACACCGGCCCGGTCCCGGCTGCGGGTCCGGGTGCCGGAACTGGCGCGGGTGCGGGGCGGGGACGGTCGTGGTCGTCCGCGGTCGTCATCGTCGACGCCCCCACCCTGCTCGGCCTGGCGGACAACCCCGGCTGGGTCCCCGGCCACGGCTGGATCCCCGCACCCCTGGCCCGTGAACTCGCCGCCACCGCGGACACCTGGCGGGCGTTCCTCACCGACCACGGCCGCCTGCTCGCCACCGGCGCCACCCGCTACCGGCCGTCCGACCGGCTACGTGAGCTGGTCACGGCGCGGGACACCACCTGCACCTTCCCCGGCTGCACCATCCCCTCGGTCCACACCGACCTCGACCACGCGGCCACCTTCGACGGCGCCAACACCACGGCGGGCAACCTGCATCCGGCCTGCCGGCGACATCACCGGATCAAGACCCACACCGGCTGGGACGCAACCCCCGACCCGGGCAGCGGGCAGATCAGATGGACCAGCCCCACCGGACACACCTACCCCACCCCGCCGGACCCCATCTGGGACACAGGACCCCCGCCGACGTCCATCATTCCGGTCGAACCCGACACCGAGCGCGATGCGAGGCCCGAGAGCCACGCGGACGTCGACGTGAAGGCACGTCCGCACGTGGGCGATGAGATCGACCTGTCCGGTCCCGCCCATGCCGTCCCGGTCCCCGGTATCAGCCCGGTCGAACGCTGGACGGCTTCGCTACTGGTGGCCTGACCGGCCGCACCGCTGACGCGGGGCCGTCGGATCGGTCAGGCGGGCGCGACATCCTGGGACTCGTCCTCGTCCTCGTCTCGCTTGCGTGCTAGCACCGTCAGCCCGGTGCCCGCGGCCAGCATCGCGGCGACGGCTCCGGCCAGGATTCCGGTGCCGCCGGCTCCGGTGTGCGGGAGCTGACCCCCGGGAGTCGAGGTCGTCGTCGCGGTCGGCGTCGTCATCGTTGGCGTCGTCGTGGGTACGCCGGTCCGGCCTCCCGCGGGGCCTCCGGTCCGATGGGCGGTGGTCGTGTGTCCGCCGCCCGGGGTCGAGGAGCCACCTCCGGGCGTGGTCGTCCCGCCGGACGTGGTGGTCCCGCCGGGCGTGGTGGTCCCGCCTCCAGGGGCGGTCGTTCCGGTCGTCGTCGTGGTCTCAGTCGGCGTGGTCGTCCCCTGCGTCCGTGGCGGCGTCGCGTCGGTGGTCGGGACGCCCCCGCCTGGTGTGACCAGCTGCTGGGGGACCTGGCCCGGAGTTGCCATCGGGGTGGGCGTGGGACCTGGTGCGGGACCTGGATCGGGGTGGCCTGCGGGGTGGGCACCTGGTCCGGGGTCGGCACCATGGAGTGGCCCTCGGGGCCAGGAGCCACCGTCCCGGTGACCGCGCCGTACCCGCTGATCGTCTCCCCAGGCGTTCCGGTGACCGTCTGGCCGGGCCGCGGCGTATCGGTCGGGCCCTGCGTGCTGGTCCCGCCATCGACGCGCGGCGGCACTCGGTAGGGCTGCGCCTGGCGCAGCACGTGCACCGCCACGCCGGGCACCTCGTACTCGGTGGCGGCGGCCGCGCCCTGGGCGGCCTTGGCCACGAACCGCTCCGCGTTCTTCGGCTCCCGCGTCGCGACCACCAGGATCTGCCGCTGGGCGGCGCCAATGATGGCCTCGCGCGCGTCGGCGACCTGACCGCCGTCCTCGATCGGCACGTCGGGGGCGAGGGAGCGCCACCGCTCGACGAGCCCCGCCGACCCGCTGCCGTGGGAGGAGAACGCGGTCACCGCCGTGCAGCCGACGGCCAACCGGCGAAGCGTGTCGTCTCCGAAGCGGTCTCCGTCCAGCAGGGCGACGGGCAGGGCGTCAGCGGCGAGCACGGTCATGGGCAAGACCTTCCGTCGGGCCCGGAGCGGTCTGACGCGGGTCGCGGAACGGCTACGGGAAACGTGGGCGGGGCGACCATTGCGCCCGCCGAACTGTCGGGCGGCCTCCCCGGTCGCCGTCGGGCTACCAGTCGCCGTCGGCGACCCCGTCGGTGCGGGGGTCCCCGTACCGGACGACCTGGCCGTCGGGCACCGGCACGAACCCGCCGTCCTCACCGCCGAGCAGTTCGCCCACGGGTCGTACTCGGGCGAGCGTCTCCGGCGCGGGAAGGTCCTTCTCGTCCGCGTCGAAGTAGTCGAACCAGGGCAGTCCCGCCCGGGTGTACGCGTCCCGATCCGCAGGTGTCGGGGGAGGCAGCTCCCCGGTGATCGCCGTCCATGCCGGCACCGAGCACAGGTGCACGAACACCCGCCAGGACCGCGCCGGGTCGTAGTCGGACAGCGGTCGCCGGTCCTCGTACACCTCCTGGCGCATCCGCCCCCCGGCACCGAGACCCATGTCGGGGGCGGCCGCAGCCATCGGCATCGGCACCGAGCCCACGGACATCGCGGCCGGCTGCGCGGACGCGAGCTCGGCGGCCTCCTTCGCCCGGCGCGCCTCCTCCTCGCGCCAGCGCGCCAGCGCCTCGGAACCCAGACCGACGGCGCGCAGTTGGATGCCGCCGTGCTCCTCTCGCCCGGTGACCTGGCCCTCCACCGTGGCTCCCAGGCCCAGCGGTACGGCCACGAACTGCCGAATGAACCCGTCGCCGGCGTTGATGCCGTCCAGCCACGGCTGGCCGGGCAGGACCAGGTAGTTCTGCGGATCCCGGTGCAGCGTCTCGGTCCAGCTCTCGCCGGACACCGCGCACACCTTGCCGATGGCGACCTGCAGTGCCACTGGCTCGTCGAAGCCGAACGCCAGCCACATCGCCTCGCGCTGGTAGATCGGGAGCATCACCCCGCCCCGTGCCAGCCAGTCCGATGGAGCGGTGTCGGGGTAGTCGGCCACCCGGCGGAGCGGGAACGCGCCGAGCCCCGGCGGCAGGCCGTGCAGCCCGGTCTCGGGGATGCGCAGGGTGCGCATGAAGGTGATCCGGGCGGGGCCGAGCAGGAGCGAGTTCCCCTGCAGGCTCACGGCGTAGGCGGTCATGGCCCAGTGTCACACCCCGACGGCTCCGGCCGCCCCGGGTACGCCCGGACCCGGATCGGCCCACAGTGCGCTGTGGTGCCGGTTGCGTGAGCTGTGGCTCACGCAACCGGCACCACAAGCGAGTCGTCGGTCGCCTGGATCCCAGGGGGTGTGCACCCCCGCGAGATCGACCGAACGGGTGACCGACCGCCGACCTTGTGCCCTGCCGGCACCCGCGCCCAGGTCCTTCAGTGGAGGGGACGGCGCCGGTCCCACGGATCAGACCGTCGAGCCGTCCTCGCGGGAGCGCGGAGGTGACCCATGAGGTGGGTACGGGGAGTCCTGGCCCTGGCCACAGCGGCATCCGTCGGGCTCGCCGTCGCTCCACCGGCCGGGGCCGCCCCGGCTTCGGGTGCGGCCCCGGCGTCCGCGGCCCCGACGTCCGCGGCGGACGACAATCTGCTGCTCCCCGCCGGTGAGGTCCCTCGGGCCGTGCCACGGGAGGGGCGGCCGCTGTCCGGCAGCATCGAGTCCGACGGCCACGAGATCACCTGGACCGTGACCGGCGCGGAGGCCTGTCCGCCGGAGGTCGTCGCGGAGGCGCCGGACTGCAGCGGCGTCATCCGTCCCGGCGGCACCGTGTCGCTCACCGGGAGCACCTCGTTCACCATCGGCGAGGGCTACGTCACCAACCTCAGTCAGAGCGTGGGGCTGTCGGTCCCCGGCGTCCCGAGCAAGTCCGAGTCCTGGGGCGACCGGGTCGGTGG from Candidatus Nanopelagicales bacterium encodes the following:
- a CDS encoding DUF222 domain-containing protein, whose product is MFDPVVPAPRTSRAWDAALLAQAVTVGPGPVAIGLLEQVDPEALCGHDRVAFLTAWQAQAAWVTARSFAAILPVVGPEPARDPDPDEAGLVDVGPFECVEEARHAEVAAACRLSTVAASDRIATARFLAGPGAPVAGMLETGAWGYGQLRAVVSETAELSPDLIEKVVQTVVTDTLPDVDGQPSRHAEETPGRLRHRIRRTILRIDAAAAAERAKKRRRERSLRISPLPDFRARITLEASQPMASWAWRQFDTWARNRQATLKDPTADLTTLLGPCICPRDTGTRTGGTGSAGSVGSAGLVGTLAALRGHRQPAGSNTGAGATDNPQPDRTLDRTHQLGCPHHPDTTLEALRADAVIEAARLLARHLGADAEETADAGPSSEEGTDTGPVPAAGPGAGTGAGAGRGRSWSSAVVIVDAPTLLGLADNPGWVPGHGWIPAPLARELAATADTWRAFLTDHGRLLATGATRYRPSDRLRELVTARDTTCTFPGCTIPSVHTDLDHAATFDGANTTAGNLHPACRRHHRIKTHTGWDATPDPGSGQIRWTSPTGHTYPTPPDPIWDTGPPPTSIIPVEPDTERDARPESHADVDVKARPHVGDEIDLSGPAHAVPVPGISPVERWTASLLVA
- a CDS encoding LPXTG cell wall anchor domain-containing protein — its product is MTTPTATTTSTPGGQLPHTGAGGTGILAGAVAAMLAAGTGLTVLARKRDEDEDESQDVAPA